A portion of the Candida dubliniensis CD36 chromosome R, complete sequence genome contains these proteins:
- a CDS encoding alpha-ketoglutarate-dependent sulfonate dioxygenase, putative (Similar to S. cerevisiae JLP1) produces MAPVADTTKYDASQFQRSHVGKTSKGSFTVSDHNKSLALYPEFLPTWNPNQKFPSYKFEQYHDKGHAADPLLSNLFPAGGDYKVKRLSPKLGSVITGIQLSQLSDAAKNDLSRFVAERGVVVFRNQDFNQGGPQAAVDFARYFGPLYKHATSGSPEGFPELHVCFRGASQEEIDSVFADRTNSISWHSDCSYSLNALQLTLFSCLQLPDAGGDTLFANTVEAYNRLSPAMKERLEGLHILHSSIEQAANNKSAGGIIRREPEANIHPLVRVNPLTKQKHLYLNKEFGRRIVELKEDESDYLLAFLYDHIEKAQDLQIRVTWEENTVVLWNNSTTIHSPCVDFDEPEIRHAYRISVMGERPVGDLKYLNDENYLQEKYKELGIGKR; encoded by the coding sequence atgGCACCAGTTGCAGATACTACTAAATACGACGCTTCTCAATTTCAAAGATCTCATGTTGGTAAAACCAGCAAAGGCTCATTTACTGTGAGTGATCACAACAAATCTTTAGCTTTATACCCTGAATTCTTGCCCACATGGAACCCAAACCAAAAGTTCCCATCTTACAAGTTTGAGCAATATCATGATAAAGGACATGCCGCTGATCCTTTGTTGTCCAACTTGTTCCCTGCTGGAGGGGATTACAAGGTTAAAAGGTTGAGCCCCAAACTAGGTTCTGTGATAACTGGTATTCAGCTTTCACAGTTGTCTGATGCTGCGAAAAACGACCTTTCCCGTTTTGTTGCTGAAAGAGGCGTTGTTGTTTTCAGAAACCAAGATTTCAACCAAGGTGGACCTCAAGCTGCAGTTGATTTTGCTCGCTATTTTGGCCCATTGTATAAACATGCCACTAGTGGCTCTCCAGAAGGGTTCCCTGAATTGCATGTCTGCTTTCGTGGTGCATCACAGGAAGAAATTGATAGTGTTTTTGCTGACAGAAccaattcaatatcatGGCATTCTGACTGTTCATATTCATTGAATGCATTGCAGTTGACTTTGTTCTCGTGTTTACAATTGCCAGACGCTGGTGGAGACACATTATTTGCTAATACAGTTGAAGCATACAACCGTTTAAGTCCTGCCATGAAAGAAAGATTGGAAGGATTGCATATCTTGCATTCATCGATTGAGCAGGCTGCAAATAACAAACTGGCTGGTGGAATAATCAGAAGAGAGCCCGAAGCGAATATTCATCCGCTTGTTAGAGTTAACCCATTGACCAAACAAAAGCACTTGTATTTGAACAAGGAATTCGGAAGACGTATTGTTGAGTTGAAGGAAGATGAGCTGGACTACTTGTTGGCATTCTTGTATGACCATATAGAAAAGGCCCAAGATTTGCAAATTAGAGTCACCTGGGAGGAGAATACCGTTGTTTTATGGAACAACTCAACCACAATTCATTCTCCATGCGTTGACTTTGATGAGCCAGAAATTCGTCACGCTTATAGAATAAGTGTTATGGGCGAACGACCAGTTGGTGATTTAAAGTACTTGAATGATGAAAACTATTTACAAGAAAAGTACAAAGAGCTTGGAATTGGAAAACGCTAA
- a CDS encoding alpha-tubulin suppressor, putative (Similar to S. cerevisiae ATS1;~In S. cerevisiae: required, with Elongator complex, Kti11p, and Kti12p, for modification of wobble nucleosides in tRNA; has a potential role in regulatory interactions between microtubules and the cell cycle.) — translation MYSSGSEMYQLLACGSNGNYQLGINSDEDQDSLKAAFFNIDGKITSDVPGKPVKIAGGGNHTLVILDTGEVFSCGNNEFGQCGLPRAKSLSIFQKIPGDDWLDISCGWEFSILVKQNGQVYACGRGLKGELGLGKERLESELTYSATVDGFKKIESCMQHTIIQTTSSLVGWGNSRKGQLGETEDKIMWTPTTLRFGVGCIDFSLGREFTAIQTGKNSIEIFGKLSIKNIPESIGVARVEAMWSSVHVLLESNVVRSFGNNSHDQLFPDDSSVAVEEYAIGSEHGLVKSGNIVYAWGWSEHGNCGTSNVSDKVTFGYLNKLYTGSAKVVLIGAGCATSWVMVEK, via the coding sequence ATGTATAGTTCAGGATCAGAAATGTATCAGCTACTAGCATGTGGATCGAATGGGAACTACCAATTAGGAATAAACAGCGATGAAGATCAGGATTCTTTGAAAGCAGCATTCTTTAATATAGACGGCAAAATAACTTCAGATGTCCCTGGAAAGCCAGTAAAAATAGCTGGCGGAGGAAATCATACATTAGTAATTCTAGACACTGGCGAAGTTTTCAGTTGTGGAAACAATGAATTTGGTCAATGTGGACTCCCTAGAGCTAAGAGCTTGagtatttttcaaaaaatacCAGGAGATGACTGGCTCGATATTTCGTGTGGGTGGGAGTTTTCGATTTTGGTGAAACAAAATGGACAGGTGTATGCATGCGGAAGAGGACTAAAAGGCGAGTTAGGGCTTGGGAAAGAAAGATTAGAAAGTGAACTTACTTATTCCGCCACTGTTGACGGGTTCAAGAAAATAGAATCTTGCATGCAGCACACAATTATTCAGACAACCAGTAGTCTAGTAGGTTGGGGTAACAGCAGAAAGGGACAGTTGGGCGAAACCGAAGACAAGATAATGTGGACCCCAACAACCTTGCGATTTGGTGTGGGGTGTATAGATTTCAGTCTAGGGAGGGAGTTTACCGCAATACAGACAGGCAAAAACAGTATAGAGATATTTGGCAAGTTgtcaatcaaaaatattcCCGAGTCCATAGGAGTGGCCAGAGTTGAAGCCATGTGGTCTTCCGTTCATGTACTATTGGAGTCAAACGTGGTCCGGTCATTTGGCAACAATAGTCACGATCAATTGTTTCCAGACGATTCGAGTGTTGCAGTTGAAGAATATGCCATTGGCAGTGAACATGGGTTGGTTAAATCGGGAAACATAGTTTATGCCTGGGGGTGGTCTGAGCACGGGAATTGTGGGACATCAAATGTTTCTGATAAAGTGACGTTCGGTTATCTTAACAAGTTGTACACTGGGTCTGCAAAAGTAGTACTTATTGGCGCTGGCTGTGCCACAAGTTGGGTTATGGTTGAGAAATAG
- a CDS encoding overproducer of inositol protein, putative (Similar to S. cerevisiae OPI10;~possible role in phospholipid biosynthesis): protein MSIFGAVCSGRPMVLAEQVDQTKFVFNIANASNISYITIFILPNSPFVDNNYTALIYFQLPQSGGSSPEYKLLGGINPNKPSAIYKLNNNTNKGSKSADDIDMDMNDGGPIDLSDKTTINIGISIEPTAQAEQLIQQSKLSNSTSLVPANKTTGTSSAATTTSSPNETAKMANKIVGHAYNYLASFIDASGKVPIKAFDNWWDKFKTKLHNNPNFLNELQE, encoded by the coding sequence ATGAGTATTTTTGGGGCAGTTTGTCTGGGAAGACCAATGGTGTTGGCAGAACAAGTTGACCAAACAAAgtttgttttcaatattgCGAACGCCTCCAACATATCATACATTACCATTTTCATCTTGCCCAATTCGCCCTTTGTCGATAATAATTACACTGCGTTAATATATTTCCAATTACCCCAAAGTGGAGGTAGCTCACctgaatataaattattggGAGGGATCAATCCAAACAAGCCATCAGCGATATAtaaattgaacaataacACTAACAAAGGTTCGAAGTCAGCCGATGACATAGACATGGACATGAATGACGGGGGTCCCATTGATTTGAGTGACAAAACTACTATTAACATTGGTATTTCCATTGAGCCTACAGCGCAAGCAGAGCAGTTGATCCAACAGTCGAAATTATCCAACAGCACATCATTGGTGCCTGCAAACAAAACCACGGGAACCAGCTCCGCAGCCACTACAACGAGTCTGCCTAACGAGACTGCAAAGATGGCAAATAAGATTGTTGGGCATGCTTACAATTATTTGGCTAGTTTCATAGATGCGTCGGGGAAGGTACCCATTAAAGCATTTGACAACTGGTGGGATAAATTCAAGACAAAGTTGCATAACAAcccaaattttttgaacGAATTACAAGAATGA
- a CDS encoding cystathionine gamma-lyase, putative (Similar to S. cerevisiae CYS3), with the protein MTIESSTNYSFGTKAIHAGAPLDPSTGAVIEPISLSTTFAQSEPSKPLGIYEYSRSSNPNRDNFENAVAALENAKYAIALSSGSATTALVIQSLPINSHIVSSGDVYGGTHRYFTQVANTHGVEAQFVGNLVEDLQGALRENTRLVWLETPSNPTLQVTDIAKVKSILADHEAKTGNKVLLVVDNTFLSPYLSNPLTHGADVVVHSVTKYINGHSDVVMGVLATNNSQLHERFRFLQNAIGSIPSPFDSWLAHRGLKTLHLRVRQASNSAQRIAEYLSQHSAVLKVNYPGLKSHKNHDVVLRQQRDGLGGGMISFRIAGGAKGAAVFTSSTKLFTLAESLGGIESLIEVPAIMTHGGIPKEEREANGVYDDLVRVSVGIEDTEDLLKDIEQALQKVASV; encoded by the coding sequence ATGACTATTGAATCAAGCACTAACTATTCTTTCGGCACCAAGGCTATCCATGCTGGAGCACCCCTTGATCCTTCGACTGGTGCTGTCATTGAACCAATTTCACTTTCAACTACTTTTGCTCAATCAGAGCCATCCAAGCCATTGGGTATTTACGAATACTCCAGATCTTCTAACCCAAATAGAGACAACTTTGAAAATGCTGTTGCCGCATTGGAAAATGCCAAGTACGCCATTGCGTTATCATCTGGCTCTGCCACTACTGCTTTGGTTATTCAATCATTACCAATAAACTCGCACATTGTTTCGAGCGGGGACGTTTATGGAGGAACTCACAGATACTTTACCCAAGTCGCCAATACACATGGTGTTGAAGCTCAATTCGTTGGTAATTTAGTAGAAGATTTACAAGGTGCATTGAGAGAAAACACCAGATTGGTGTGGTTGGAAACCCCATCCAATCCAACATTACAGGTTACTGACATTGCCAAGGTGAAATCTATTTTGGCCGACCATGAGGCTAAGACCGGTAACAAAGTCTTGTTGGTTGTCGACAACACTTTCTTATCACCATATCTTTCTAATCCTTTGACCCACGGTGCTGATGTTGTTGTGCACTCAGTCACAAAGTACATTAATGGACATTCTGATGTTGTTATGGGAGTCTTGGCAACCAACAATTCTCAATTGCACGAAAGGTTTAGATTTTTACAAAATGCAATTGGTTCAATTCCTTCCCCATTTGACTCATGGTTGGCACACAGAGGGTTGAAGACATTACACTTGAGAGTGAGACAAGCATCCAACTCTGCTCAAAGAATTGCCGAATACTTGAGTCAACATTCTGCTGTGTTGAAGGTCAACTATCCGGGGTTGAAATCTCATAAGAACCACGATGTTGTTTTACGTCAACAAAGAGACGGTTTAGGTGGTGGTATGATTTCATTTAGAATTGCCGGTGGAGCCAAAGGTGCTGCAGTATTTACTTCGTCCACAAAATTGTTTACTTTGGCTGAATCATTGGGTGGTATTGAGTCATTGATCGAAGTCCCAGCAATCATGACACACGGTGGTATTCCAAAGGAAGAAAGAGAAGCCAATGGAGTTTACGATGACTTGGTTAGAGTGTCGGTTGGTATTGAAGACACCGAGGATTTGTTGAAAGATATTGAACAAGCTTTGCAAAAGGTAGCTTCCGTTTGA
- a CDS encoding ER chaperone/ER translocation nucleotide exchange factor, putative (Similar to C. albicans SIL1): protein MKFSVLVLLASYLVGVSSSIVDTSEELICPDPENPLDCYPKLFVPTNEWQTIKRGQDIPSGLHVRLNIDTLEKEAKLMSTDGKDEPVQEVVVGGELQDHSKEAISENLQKLHERKHPQVKQEHALRTKVSKGDLSNFDAACSEVENFKPHESDLERLHLALDTLEELSHDIEFGVKLTSDKTTFQSLLNIANSVSDPKVTEKVYRVMGSSLRNNPEAISNILTNFDKSYVDNLFEHLPNEDDVLQKRILGIIQALVQNSHFARQYFSFDHSSGLNDLIAIFPKLGSSSKARASNILEDLQLFPATNDRRSIEDQDPESQVSKFIQNSFVGNKLDEKNFKPYFDQLVSLHESNKSLRPSGDFLSWLAEEAESRKENKKRNDYSQEDQEFDEYMLRARHEVFGNPMGLRKAIADEL from the coding sequence ATGAAATTTTCTGTTTTAGTATTACTTGCCAGTTATTTAGTTGGTGTGAGTTCTCTGATTGTTGATACATCAGAGGAATTAATTTGTCCAGATCCTGAAAACCCTTTAGATTGTTATCCTAAATTGTTTGTTCCAACGAACGAGTGGCAAACCATTAAGCGAGGACAAGATATACCACTGGGGTTGCACGTTAGGTTGAATATAGATACATTAGAGAAAGAGGCCAAGCTAATGAGTACCGACGGAAAAGACGAACCAGTTCAAGAAGTGGTTGTTGGTGGGGAATTACAAGATCATTCGAAAGAAGCCATCAGTGAGAATTTACAAAAACTACATGAACGGAAACATCCACAAGTAAAACAGGAGCACGCTCTTCGTACAAAGGTTAGCAAGGGAGATTTAAGTAACTTTGACGCAGCTTGTCTGGAAGTTGAAAATTTCAAGCCACATGAGAGTGACTTGGAAAGATTGCATTTGGCACTAGATACTTTAGAAGAACTAAGTCATGACATCGAATTTGGTGTCAAATTGACTTCAGACAAGACCACATTTCAGAGTCTTCTCAACATTGCCAATAGTGTTTCTGATCCGAAAGTAACTGAAAAGGTGTATCGTGTAATGGGGTCTAGTTTGAGAAATAACCCTGAAGCAATTAGCAACATCTTGACTAATTTTGACAAGAGTTATGTGGATAATTTGTTTGAACACTTGCCgaatgaagatgatgtACTTCAAAAGAGAATTTTGGGTATAATACAAGCTTTAGTGCAAAATAGCCATTTTGCAAGACAGTATTTTTCGTTTGATCACAGCTCTGgtttaaatgatttaatagCTATTTTTCCCAAACTCGGGTCCAGCTCCAAGGCAAGGGCAAGCAATATTTTGGAGGATTTGCAATTGTTCCCTGCCACAAACGATAGAAGGTCAATTGAAGATCAAGATCCTGAATCTCAAGTTTCaaaattcattcaaaacTCGTTTGTTGGAAATAAACTCGACGAGAAAAACTTTAAACCTTATTTTGATCAACTAGTGAGTTTGCATGAGCTGAATAAGAGCTTGCGACCAAGTGGCGACTTTCTCAGTTGGTTGGCTGAAGAAGCTGAGTCACGTAAagagaacaaaaaaagaaacgaCTATTCCCAAGAAGACCAAGAGTTTGATGAGTACATGTTGCGAGCACGTCATGAAGTATTTGGCAATCCAATGGGATTAAGAAAGGCAATTGCTGACGAGTTGTAG
- a CDS encoding 60S acidic ribosomal protein P2 (Similar to C. albicans RPP2A;~spliced gene, start codon is formed by splicing the single-base exon ('A' residue) to the second exon) — MKYLAAYLLLVNAGNATPSAADVKAVLSAANIEIEEEKVEKLISELDGKNVEELIVEGNEKLSSVPTGAPAAAAGGASAAAGGEAAEEAAEEEAAEESDDDMGFGLFD; from the exons A TGAAATACTTAGCTGCTTACttattattagttaatGCCGGTAACGCCACTCCATCTGCTGCCGATGTCAAAGCTGTTTTGTCAGCTGCTAATATTGAAAtcgaagaagaaaaagttgaaaaattgatcaGCGAATTGGACGGTAAGAAcgttgaagaattgattgttgaaGGTAACGAAAAATTATCCTCTGTTCCAACTGGTGCCcctgctgctgctgccgGTGGTGCTTCTGCTGCAGCTGGTGGTGAAGCCGCTGAGGAAGCtgctgaagaagaagctgCTGAAGAATCTGATGATGACATGGGTTTCGGTTTATTCGATTAA